One Lysinibacillus sp. OF-1 DNA segment encodes these proteins:
- a CDS encoding methyl-accepting chemotaxis protein yields MSVGKKLSFGFFTIILTLIISLMIMFLLFSNIEKKIENALEGHVALVELADDIQFEMAMQGLFIRAIIIEDNPANKESFTKYASMLDKHVEAITEKADSAEMETYANELATYNDAFNKSATEALALFEAGNLEGALQKVNGDVQQANRNIQDISDKIGNYQKQQLDTVTKESKQAVSNSQIISVIAIIIGIALGVFLIFYIQRTISRPLKSVVQAANHIASGELFHENLTHYSKDEIGQLSTAFNEMKGNIKNLLTHIQDNAEHLTASVEELSASTEEITTSADEITMRINETANAAVAATVAANESAHAMDETAVGVQRIAEATQQLHHNAVTTSELATNGNNTVEEAQQQMNVIHESTQVINTLVQKLSKQSEEISQITAVITAITDQTNLLALNAAIEAARAGEHGKGFAVVADEVRKLAEESKQSANQIVTLTQEIQEDTHNVEKAVFDGLHSVTEGVKTIGHAGQAFESIVKAINTMTDQIEDISATSEEISASAEQVAASVAEIAHGASTSSDNTQIVATASKEQSITMQQINQVASDLSEKSLDLQNQINHFKL; encoded by the coding sequence ATGTCTGTAGGTAAAAAATTAAGCTTTGGTTTCTTTACAATTATTCTCACGCTAATCATTTCATTAATGATTATGTTCCTGCTATTTTCAAACATTGAAAAAAAGATTGAAAATGCATTAGAAGGACATGTCGCTCTTGTAGAGTTAGCAGATGATATTCAATTTGAAATGGCCATGCAAGGACTTTTCATTCGTGCCATTATCATTGAAGACAATCCAGCAAATAAAGAGAGTTTTACAAAATATGCAAGTATGCTAGATAAGCATGTAGAAGCAATAACGGAAAAAGCGGATTCAGCTGAAATGGAAACATATGCAAACGAGTTAGCTACATATAATGATGCTTTTAACAAGTCGGCAACCGAAGCACTGGCACTATTTGAAGCTGGTAATCTTGAAGGAGCTTTGCAAAAGGTCAATGGTGACGTACAGCAAGCCAATAGAAATATACAGGACATATCAGATAAAATTGGGAACTATCAAAAACAACAGCTTGACACGGTGACAAAAGAATCGAAACAGGCAGTATCCAACTCTCAAATTATTTCTGTCATTGCTATTATTATTGGTATTGCCCTAGGTGTTTTCCTAATATTCTACATACAACGCACTATTTCTCGTCCTTTAAAATCGGTAGTTCAAGCAGCTAACCATATTGCCAGCGGTGAATTGTTTCATGAAAATCTTACTCACTATTCAAAGGATGAAATTGGTCAGCTATCGACAGCTTTTAATGAAATGAAGGGAAATATAAAAAATTTATTAACCCATATTCAAGATAATGCAGAGCATTTAACAGCTTCCGTAGAAGAACTTTCTGCCTCAACTGAAGAAATCACTACCTCTGCAGACGAGATTACAATGCGTATAAATGAAACAGCTAATGCAGCTGTAGCCGCTACAGTTGCAGCCAACGAAAGCGCACATGCTATGGATGAAACGGCAGTAGGTGTTCAACGTATAGCGGAAGCAACTCAACAACTACATCATAATGCTGTTACAACATCTGAATTAGCGACAAATGGCAATAACACAGTAGAAGAAGCTCAACAACAAATGAATGTAATTCATGAATCAACACAAGTAATCAATACCCTTGTTCAAAAGTTGAGCAAACAATCCGAAGAGATTAGTCAAATCACAGCTGTCATTACAGCCATTACCGATCAAACGAATTTATTGGCACTTAATGCAGCGATTGAAGCGGCACGTGCTGGAGAGCATGGGAAAGGATTTGCCGTTGTTGCAGATGAGGTTCGCAAGCTAGCTGAAGAGTCCAAGCAATCAGCCAATCAAATTGTTACATTAACACAGGAAATTCAGGAAGATACACATAATGTAGAAAAAGCAGTTTTCGATGGGCTTCACTCTGTCACAGAGGGTGTAAAAACCATTGGACATGCAGGGCAAGCATTTGAATCAATCGTAAAAGCGATTAATACGATGACAGATCAAATAGAAGATATATCAGCTACTTCTGAAGAAATTTCAGCCAGTGCCGAACAAGTAGCCGCCTCTGTTGCAGAAATTGCTCATGGTGCTTCAACTAGCTCAGACAATACTCAAATCGTAGCAACAGCAAGTAAGGAGCAATCTATTACGATGCAACAAATAAATCAAGTTGCCTCTGATCTAAGTGAAAAGTCCTTAGATTTACAGAATCAAATCAATCATTTCAAACTTTAA
- a CDS encoding Rqc2 family fibronectin-binding protein translates to MAFDGLFTYSVTADLQQLVTGRITKIHQPNAQEVVLHVRANGKNQKLLFSIHSSYARVHLTEHTIENPAEPPMFCMLLRKHLEGGFISSIKQHDFDRIIIVEIHSKNEIGDPIVREIHAEIMGRHSNLLLIDQEQGKIIDSLKHLPPSVNSFRTVLPGQPYIAPPTQNKWNPLTVTDEELTMFFAEAKTTKEIVTQLAGFSPLHAEELLYRMTTASNAPACFKEFMTSFANGGMKPMYVLSNNKTYFSPIELSHLQGEVTVYPNVHELLDRVFFARAERDRVKQQAGDLERWLQNEIDKLSLKTKKLTKDYERASKLDQFQLYGELLMANIYAFEKGVKEVTVTNYYSETGEVITIPVSERKTPIENAQSYYTKYTKAKNALVMVQEQLEKTTEEIAYFEMLAQQVQQASPGDIEEIREELAEQGYLKLRHAKKKKKQVKPEPERYVSSTGVSISVGKNNKQNDMLTFKIAKRTDIWLHTKDIPGSHVVIHSSEPDDTTLREAATLAAYFSKARESSSVPVDYTEIRQVKKPNGAKPGFVIYFEQKTLYIDPDEAVILQLKKQS, encoded by the coding sequence ATGGCATTTGATGGCTTATTTACTTATTCAGTAACGGCCGACCTACAACAGCTTGTCACTGGTCGGATTACAAAAATACATCAACCTAATGCACAAGAAGTTGTGTTACATGTGCGGGCAAACGGAAAAAATCAAAAACTACTGTTCTCCATCCACTCTTCTTATGCACGTGTCCATCTTACGGAGCATACGATTGAAAATCCAGCAGAGCCTCCCATGTTTTGTATGCTTTTGCGTAAACATTTAGAGGGTGGTTTTATTTCATCCATAAAACAACATGATTTTGATCGTATTATAATAGTAGAAATTCACAGTAAAAATGAAATTGGCGATCCTATTGTAAGGGAAATACACGCTGAAATCATGGGTAGACATAGCAATCTACTGTTGATTGATCAAGAACAGGGGAAAATTATTGATAGCTTAAAGCATTTACCTCCATCCGTAAATAGCTTCCGAACTGTGTTACCAGGTCAACCGTATATTGCACCACCCACACAAAATAAATGGAACCCATTAACGGTTACAGATGAAGAGCTAACAATGTTTTTCGCTGAAGCAAAAACGACCAAAGAGATCGTAACACAGTTAGCCGGTTTTTCGCCTCTTCACGCTGAAGAATTATTGTACCGCATGACAACAGCATCTAATGCACCAGCCTGTTTCAAGGAATTTATGACATCCTTTGCAAACGGTGGTATGAAGCCAATGTATGTACTTTCTAATAACAAAACGTATTTCTCACCTATTGAGTTGAGTCATTTGCAGGGAGAAGTAACTGTCTACCCTAATGTTCACGAGCTTCTCGACCGCGTATTTTTTGCACGTGCAGAACGAGACCGTGTGAAACAACAAGCAGGTGATTTAGAGCGCTGGCTACAAAATGAAATTGATAAACTATCCTTAAAAACGAAAAAGCTGACGAAGGACTACGAGCGTGCCTCCAAGCTTGATCAATTTCAGCTTTATGGTGAGCTATTAATGGCAAATATTTATGCCTTTGAAAAAGGTGTCAAAGAGGTAACGGTAACAAACTACTATAGTGAAACAGGCGAAGTGATTACGATTCCAGTAAGTGAACGTAAAACACCGATTGAAAATGCGCAAAGCTATTACACAAAATATACAAAGGCAAAAAACGCCTTGGTTATGGTTCAAGAGCAGCTTGAAAAAACGACAGAAGAAATTGCCTACTTTGAAATGCTGGCACAACAAGTACAGCAAGCTTCTCCAGGGGATATTGAGGAAATTCGCGAAGAGCTGGCAGAGCAAGGCTACTTAAAACTACGTCATGCCAAGAAAAAGAAAAAACAAGTAAAGCCAGAACCAGAGCGCTATGTTTCATCTACAGGTGTATCGATCTCTGTTGGAAAAAACAATAAGCAAAATGATATGTTGACGTTTAAAATAGCAAAACGCACAGATATTTGGTTGCACACAAAGGATATTCCAGGATCTCACGTTGTCATCCATTCAAGTGAACCAGACGACACAACATTACGAGAAGCTGCCACATTAGCCGCTTATTTTTCTAAAGCTAGAGAATCTTCTTCTGTGCCAGTGGATTACACAGAAATTCGACAGGTCAAGAAACCAAATGGGGCTAAACCGGGTTTTGTCATTTACTTTGAACAGAAAACACTGTATATTGACCCTGATGAGGCTGTCATTTTACAGTTAAAAAAACAGTCATAA
- a CDS encoding YicC/YloC family endoribonuclease: protein MVRSMTGFGRGVTTTRDFQLTVEMRSVNHRFLEINAKFPKEWLEAEIFAKKLISQALSRGKIDVMVYVKDLENVEQSIEINWSLIEAYRKAKEQLASKVPLEEKWTMQELLSLEQALVQQKPQLTPEDLLSAVEQAISQAIKQLVQMREREGQELQEVVVQYKEQLMEQVNQIRLCSSLAVEKYRTRLIERIAEVADGTLLDDRLLAEVAIFAERVDISEELDRLDSHFNQLEETLLETISVGRKLDFLMQEIHREINTIGSKNQSTEAAVAVVQAKTILEKMREQVQNIE, encoded by the coding sequence TTGGTGCGTAGTATGACTGGTTTTGGCAGAGGTGTCACAACAACTAGAGACTTTCAATTAACCGTGGAAATGCGCTCGGTCAACCATCGTTTTTTAGAAATTAACGCAAAATTTCCGAAAGAATGGCTTGAAGCAGAAATTTTTGCAAAGAAACTAATTTCACAAGCTTTGTCACGCGGCAAAATTGATGTGATGGTATATGTGAAAGACTTAGAGAACGTAGAGCAATCTATTGAAATTAATTGGTCATTAATTGAAGCGTATCGTAAGGCAAAAGAGCAATTAGCAAGTAAAGTACCACTTGAAGAAAAATGGACGATGCAAGAGCTTTTATCGCTAGAACAGGCACTTGTACAGCAAAAGCCACAGCTTACACCAGAGGATTTGCTAAGTGCTGTTGAACAAGCGATTTCACAAGCAATTAAACAGCTCGTACAAATGCGGGAACGTGAAGGGCAAGAATTACAAGAAGTTGTTGTACAATATAAAGAACAGTTGATGGAACAAGTGAATCAGATTCGTTTGTGCTCTTCTCTTGCTGTTGAAAAATATCGTACACGATTAATAGAACGAATTGCTGAAGTCGCAGATGGCACATTGCTAGATGATCGTTTACTAGCAGAAGTAGCGATTTTTGCAGAACGCGTAGACATCTCCGAAGAATTAGACAGACTAGATAGTCACTTTAATCAGCTGGAGGAAACATTACTTGAAACCATTTCAGTTGGACGTAAATTAGATTTTTTAATGCAGGAAATACATCGCGAAATTAATACGATTGGTTCAAAAAATCAATCTACAGAAGCAGCGGTTGCTGTTGTTCAGGCGAAAACAATTTTAGAAAAGATGCGTGAACAAGTGCAAAACATCGAATAA
- the gmk gene encoding guanylate kinase: protein MIKERGLLIVLSGPSGVGKGTVRKELFSQPNTNYEYSISMTTRNPREGEVDGVDYFFKTREAFETLIEQGGLLEHAEFVGNYYGTPLAYVNETLDAGRDVFLEIEVQGAAQIRKKAPDALFIFLAPPSLTELKDRLVGRGTETEDIIAKRIATASEELEMMSLYDYVVENDEVTNACDRINAIIKAEHCRRERVEKRYLSMLRGE from the coding sequence ATGATAAAAGAACGTGGATTATTAATTGTTCTGTCTGGCCCATCTGGTGTAGGTAAAGGGACAGTGCGAAAAGAATTATTTTCTCAGCCGAATACGAATTATGAGTATTCCATCTCGATGACAACACGAAATCCTCGCGAAGGGGAAGTAGATGGTGTAGACTATTTTTTCAAGACACGTGAAGCATTTGAAACGTTAATTGAACAAGGTGGCTTATTAGAGCACGCTGAATTTGTTGGTAACTATTATGGAACACCACTAGCCTATGTGAATGAAACACTGGATGCAGGTCGTGATGTATTTTTAGAAATCGAAGTGCAGGGTGCAGCACAAATTCGTAAAAAAGCACCAGATGCCTTATTTATTTTTTTGGCCCCTCCAAGTTTAACGGAATTAAAAGACCGTTTAGTTGGGCGTGGGACGGAAACAGAGGATATCATTGCGAAACGCATAGCTACTGCAAGTGAAGAGCTTGAAATGATGAGCTTGTATGATTATGTTGTGGAGAATGATGAAGTGACGAATGCCTGTGATCGTATAAATGCGATTATTAAAGCCGAGCATTGTCGTAGAGAACGTGTTGAAAAAAGATATTTGTCAATGTTGAGAGGAGAATAA
- the rpoZ gene encoding DNA-directed RNA polymerase subunit omega yields MLYPSVDALKKEIDSKYSLVSLASKRARQMQEEQDTERLHKYVSHKYVGRALEEVAAGVLTKVSQDESAVYEDEI; encoded by the coding sequence ATGTTATACCCATCAGTGGACGCTTTAAAAAAAGAAATCGATTCAAAATATTCATTAGTGAGCCTTGCTTCTAAACGTGCTCGCCAAATGCAAGAAGAGCAAGATACAGAACGTTTACACAAGTATGTTTCTCATAAATACGTAGGAAGAGCACTTGAAGAAGTAGCGGCAGGTGTACTTACGAAGGTATCACAGGATGAGTCCGCTGTGTACGAAGACGAAATTTAA
- the coaBC gene encoding bifunctional phosphopantothenoylcysteine decarboxylase/phosphopantothenate--cysteine ligase CoaBC, with product MNKNILLCVSGGIAVYKAVALVSKLSQAGANVKVMMTASARQFVNPLSFQVMSKNDVYFDTFDEKDSSVIAHIDLADWADLILVAPATANMIGKLANGIADDMVTTTLLATTAPVWIAPAMNVHMYDHPAVKRNLDRLSADGYQFIEPSEGFLACGYVGKGRLEEPEKITALVKAFFSGQSKPLKGKTVIVTAGALQVPLDEKHMISPQASGIIGRALANEARIRGAHVIEIENSNLYDVIQQLEAYKIQYPQAFFIHAANVPTIDETPIISVEGTNAITFGQQVQGKPMINILSDSWIDFSENAQLNGQFLATTNPQLFAQTLWSHITKDEVQ from the coding sequence ATGAATAAAAATATTTTACTATGTGTTTCAGGCGGAATTGCAGTATATAAGGCTGTTGCGCTCGTTAGCAAGCTATCACAAGCAGGGGCCAATGTAAAAGTTATGATGACAGCTTCTGCTAGACAGTTTGTGAATCCATTAAGTTTTCAAGTGATGTCCAAAAATGACGTTTATTTTGACACGTTTGATGAAAAAGATTCAAGTGTGATTGCCCATATCGATTTAGCAGATTGGGCTGATTTGATTTTAGTGGCTCCCGCTACGGCCAATATGATTGGCAAATTAGCCAATGGTATTGCTGATGATATGGTCACAACAACCTTGCTTGCTACTACAGCCCCTGTCTGGATTGCACCAGCTATGAATGTACACATGTATGACCATCCAGCGGTAAAACGAAATTTAGATCGGCTATCAGCTGATGGATACCAATTCATTGAGCCTTCAGAGGGGTTTTTAGCATGTGGCTATGTCGGGAAGGGACGTTTAGAGGAACCTGAAAAAATAACGGCCCTAGTAAAGGCTTTTTTTTCAGGACAATCCAAACCATTAAAAGGTAAAACCGTAATTGTGACAGCAGGTGCGTTGCAAGTACCATTAGATGAAAAGCATATGATTAGCCCACAGGCAAGTGGCATTATTGGACGAGCATTAGCGAATGAGGCAAGGATACGTGGGGCACATGTGATTGAAATTGAAAATAGCAATTTGTATGATGTTATTCAACAACTGGAAGCCTATAAAATCCAATATCCCCAAGCATTTTTTATACATGCAGCGAATGTACCAACCATCGACGAAACGCCGATTATTTCTGTAGAAGGAACGAATGCAATCACTTTCGGACAGCAAGTGCAAGGTAAACCAATGATCAATATACTTTCTGATAGCTGGATTGATTTTAGTGAAAATGCTCAGCTTAATGGACAATTTTTGGCTACGACAAATCCCCAGCTTTTTGCACAGACACTCTGGTCTCATATTACAAAGGATGAGGTGCAATGA
- the priA gene encoding primosomal protein N', with translation MSFLIAEVIVDVSTYHVDRPFDYQVPLEWVNVIELGCRVKVPFGPRNVLGFIVGLKKETDVPLNKLKAITQILDMEPVLTEEMLLMAKWLKNNTICYEIDALQVMLPSALRAKYEKIIKLQQSQSLPEEVQYIFGKRQQANFKEFERAGLLPLLKQLVAESIVSIENVVKQQGNVKEIRMVQITEDQQLVEQALEQSKRAVKQRLLLQWMCQHLGEILSPQHICEETGVSISVLEAVIEKGAAQFIQEEVFRDPFTKKVSRTQALQLTEEQRGALQAITTAIEQQQAQTFLLHGVTGSGKTEVYLQAIQKVLDEGKEAIMLVPEISLTPQMTERFRSRFGEMVAVMHSGLSVGEKYDEWRKIQQGKVKVVVGARSAIFAPFTNIGLIILDEEHESTYKQEDSPRYHARDVAIWRSEFYKCPIILGSATPALESFARAKKGVYTLLSLTQRALHQALPTVFIADMREELRQGNRSMFSDSLAEAIRIRLEKKEQMVLFLNRRGYSSFVLCRDCGTVVQCPNCDISLTYHRTTEKLKCHYCGYEESVPKICPQCQSDHIRYFGTGTQKVEEELFKLFPEARVLRMDVDTTKHKGAHEEILDTFGAGHADILLGTQMIAKGLDFPNITLVGVLSADTSLHLPDYRAAERTFQLLTQVSGRAGRHDKPGEVIIQTYTPEHYAIELAKTQEYEPFYEREMFLRRRSSYPPYYFVALIQLSHEDVMMAAEYAGRVADWLRGNLSNQVAIIGPTTASIARLQNRYRYQCLIKYKIEPNLIPVLQRLLAMYRAEWIKQGILMTVDLDPSTI, from the coding sequence ATGAGCTTTTTAATAGCAGAGGTCATTGTAGACGTCTCTACCTACCATGTAGACCGTCCCTTTGATTATCAAGTACCTCTCGAATGGGTAAACGTAATAGAATTAGGCTGTCGTGTGAAAGTGCCATTTGGTCCAAGAAATGTTTTAGGCTTTATCGTTGGCTTGAAAAAGGAAACAGATGTACCACTGAATAAATTAAAGGCTATCACTCAAATTTTAGACATGGAGCCGGTCCTGACAGAAGAAATGCTGCTAATGGCGAAATGGTTAAAGAACAACACGATTTGCTATGAAATAGATGCCTTGCAAGTGATGTTACCATCTGCACTTCGGGCTAAGTATGAAAAAATAATTAAATTACAACAGTCTCAAAGTCTACCAGAAGAAGTACAGTACATTTTTGGTAAACGCCAACAAGCTAACTTTAAAGAATTTGAGCGAGCAGGTTTACTTCCTTTATTAAAGCAGTTGGTTGCAGAGAGCATTGTTTCAATTGAGAATGTTGTGAAGCAGCAGGGCAATGTAAAAGAAATCCGAATGGTTCAAATTACAGAAGACCAGCAACTTGTAGAACAGGCTTTGGAACAGTCAAAAAGAGCCGTTAAACAACGTCTATTACTACAATGGATGTGTCAACATCTAGGAGAAATTTTATCACCCCAGCACATTTGTGAGGAAACAGGAGTCTCGATATCGGTATTAGAGGCAGTAATTGAAAAAGGAGCTGCCCAGTTTATTCAAGAGGAAGTTTTTCGTGATCCATTTACGAAGAAAGTTTCTCGTACACAGGCCTTACAATTAACAGAGGAGCAGAGGGGTGCTCTTCAAGCTATTACTACAGCTATAGAGCAGCAACAAGCGCAAACATTTTTGCTACATGGTGTAACAGGGAGCGGTAAGACAGAGGTTTATTTACAGGCTATTCAAAAGGTGCTAGATGAAGGGAAAGAAGCCATTATGTTGGTACCTGAAATCTCTTTAACACCTCAAATGACTGAGCGATTCCGCAGTCGCTTTGGTGAGATGGTTGCTGTTATGCATAGTGGATTATCTGTTGGAGAGAAGTATGATGAATGGCGTAAAATTCAACAAGGTAAAGTGAAAGTAGTAGTTGGTGCTCGTTCCGCTATTTTTGCACCCTTTACGAATATTGGTCTTATTATTTTGGATGAGGAACATGAATCAACGTATAAGCAAGAAGACTCGCCGCGTTATCATGCAAGAGATGTCGCCATATGGAGGAGCGAATTTTATAAATGTCCTATTATTTTGGGTAGTGCAACACCAGCTCTAGAGTCATTTGCCAGAGCTAAAAAGGGCGTATATACGCTACTCTCATTAACGCAACGTGCTTTACACCAAGCATTGCCGACTGTTTTTATTGCAGATATGCGTGAAGAGCTTCGTCAAGGAAATCGTTCGATGTTCTCAGACTCTCTTGCTGAGGCGATTCGTATAAGACTTGAGAAAAAAGAACAGATGGTGCTGTTTTTAAATCGTCGTGGTTATTCATCGTTTGTTCTATGTAGGGATTGTGGTACGGTTGTACAATGTCCAAATTGCGACATTTCCTTAACCTATCATCGGACAACGGAGAAATTAAAATGCCATTATTGCGGTTACGAGGAATCTGTTCCTAAAATATGTCCACAATGTCAAAGCGATCATATTCGTTACTTTGGTACAGGTACACAAAAAGTCGAGGAAGAACTTTTTAAACTATTTCCTGAGGCAAGAGTGTTACGTATGGATGTAGATACCACGAAGCATAAAGGGGCACATGAAGAAATCTTAGATACATTTGGAGCTGGACATGCAGATATTTTACTGGGGACGCAAATGATCGCAAAGGGTCTTGATTTTCCTAATATTACTCTTGTCGGTGTACTAAGTGCTGATACATCCTTGCATTTACCTGATTATCGTGCAGCAGAGCGCACATTTCAGCTACTAACACAGGTAAGTGGAAGGGCAGGACGACATGATAAGCCAGGGGAAGTAATTATTCAGACGTATACCCCTGAGCATTATGCAATTGAGCTAGCCAAAACGCAGGAGTATGAACCATTTTATGAACGAGAGATGTTTTTACGTCGTCGCTCCAGCTATCCACCTTATTATTTTGTAGCCCTTATTCAATTATCTCATGAAGATGTCATGATGGCTGCTGAATATGCTGGACGAGTGGCAGATTGGCTACGAGGAAATTTATCGAATCAAGTAGCCATTATAGGACCAACAACGGCAAGTATTGCTCGTCTCCAAAATAGATATCGTTATCAATGTTTGATAAAATATAAAATTGAACCAAATCTAATTCCAGTGTTACAGCGACTGCTTGCCATGTATCGAGCAGAATGGATTAAACAAGGAATATTAATGACGGTAGATTTAGATCCGTCTACTATATAG
- the def gene encoding peptide deformylase: MAIKKVIENPAKVLSTPCAEVTEINDGIIALLDDLYDTMVEYDGVGIAAPQIDVGLRVAIVELGEERDILEMINPTVIETDGAEIDIEGCLSFPGLYGEVERPNYVKIEACDREGRVYELEAGGFDARAILHEIDHLDGVLFDSKIKRIITAEELEELYAEEEE; encoded by the coding sequence ATGGCTATAAAAAAAGTAATCGAAAACCCAGCAAAAGTACTATCAACACCATGTGCAGAAGTGACAGAAATTAATGATGGAATCATTGCATTACTAGATGATTTATATGACACAATGGTGGAATATGATGGCGTTGGTATTGCAGCGCCACAAATAGATGTAGGCTTACGCGTAGCAATTGTAGAACTAGGTGAGGAACGCGATATTTTAGAAATGATTAATCCAACGGTTATTGAAACAGATGGAGCGGAAATAGATATTGAAGGTTGCTTGAGCTTTCCAGGGTTATATGGTGAAGTAGAACGTCCTAACTATGTTAAAATTGAAGCTTGTGATCGTGAAGGACGTGTATATGAATTAGAAGCAGGAGGCTTTGATGCCCGTGCCATCTTACATGAAATTGATCATTTAGACGGCGTGCTGTTTGATTCGAAAATCAAGCGTATTATTACAGCAGAAGAACTTGAAGAACTGTACGCAGAAGAGGAGGAATAA
- the fmt gene encoding methionyl-tRNA formyltransferase, with protein MTSIIFMGTPDFSAPILRMLHDEGYDIKAVVTQPDRPVGRKRVLTPPPVKAAALELGLPIIQPEKLRGSEELQQILALQPDLVITAAFGQILPKELLDAPAFGCINVHASLLPKYRGGAPIHQAIIDGEKETGVTIMYMAEKLDAGDIISQRAIPIEENDYTGGLFEKLSIVGCELLKETLPSIINGTNSRTVQDEALVTFASNISREQERIDWTNDAATLYNQVRGLHPWPVAYTTFEDGNFKVWWAAIGKCKHETNPGTVVAIEKDHFEVAAGNGTTLALYDVQPAGKKRMTAEEYLRGTGSKLQIGDQFK; from the coding sequence ATGACGTCTATAATTTTTATGGGGACACCTGACTTCTCAGCACCTATTTTGCGTATGCTACATGATGAAGGATACGATATTAAAGCAGTTGTGACACAGCCAGATCGTCCAGTTGGGCGAAAGCGTGTATTGACACCACCACCTGTGAAGGCTGCAGCTTTGGAACTTGGCTTACCAATTATTCAACCAGAAAAATTGCGCGGCTCTGAAGAGTTACAACAAATTCTTGCTCTACAGCCAGATTTAGTGATAACAGCAGCTTTTGGACAAATACTACCAAAGGAGCTATTAGATGCTCCTGCTTTTGGCTGCATTAATGTTCATGCCTCACTACTTCCAAAATACCGTGGAGGCGCTCCTATTCATCAAGCTATTATAGATGGCGAGAAAGAGACTGGGGTAACCATTATGTATATGGCAGAAAAGCTTGATGCTGGAGATATTATCTCTCAAAGAGCGATTCCTATTGAAGAAAACGACTATACAGGTGGCCTTTTTGAAAAGCTAAGCATAGTGGGTTGTGAGCTCCTAAAAGAGACACTTCCTTCTATTATAAATGGTACAAATAGCCGAACAGTCCAAGATGAAGCACTTGTTACCTTCGCCAGCAATATTTCGAGAGAGCAAGAACGCATCGATTGGACAAACGATGCTGCTACTTTATACAATCAAGTACGTGGTCTTCATCCGTGGCCGGTTGCTTATACAACTTTTGAGGATGGTAATTTTAAAGTATGGTGGGCAGCTATTGGTAAATGCAAGCATGAGACGAATCCAGGTACAGTTGTAGCGATTGAGAAAGATCATTTTGAAGTAGCAGCTGGCAACGGTACAACTTTAGCATTATATGACGTGCAGCCAGCTGGCAAGAAGCGTATGACCGCAGAGGAGTATTTACGTGGTACAGGTTCTAAATTACAGATTGGGGACCAATTTAAATGA